From Pandoraea norimbergensis, the proteins below share one genomic window:
- a CDS encoding oxygenase MpaB family protein, translating into MSAQDDLPTPPPKTPLQPAGPVVGVSGRVRHAIAMRLVSLTSGPGAPRLNYDTPAGDPGLFGPDAACWHVHGDFTSMMIGGISALLMQSLHPLAMAGVWDHSTFRQDVIGRLRRTATFIGGTTFGNTADAEALLDRVRRIHLQVKGTAPDGRPYAAYDPDLLTWVHVAETSSFLRSYLVYKNPAFPRSEQDRYYAEVARIAIALGARNVPTSVAEIDAYLAAMRPSLATSEQTDEVVHVLRNLPSPFAGARVFGGLLFRAGVDLLPDWAQGMLGFEQGAAVRRLTVRPAVRHTAQLARWAMRNSVAHRARKRALATPDTVSQAPSLER; encoded by the coding sequence ATGAGCGCACAGGACGATCTCCCCACCCCGCCGCCGAAAACACCGCTACAGCCCGCCGGTCCCGTCGTGGGCGTGTCGGGCCGCGTGCGGCACGCCATTGCCATGCGACTCGTGAGCCTGACGTCCGGCCCCGGCGCACCCCGCCTGAATTACGACACGCCTGCGGGCGACCCGGGCCTGTTCGGGCCGGACGCCGCCTGCTGGCATGTTCATGGTGACTTCACGTCGATGATGATCGGCGGCATCAGTGCGCTGTTGATGCAGTCGCTGCATCCGCTTGCGATGGCGGGGGTCTGGGATCATTCGACGTTCCGGCAGGATGTCATCGGCCGCTTGCGCCGCACAGCCACCTTCATTGGCGGCACGACATTCGGCAATACCGCCGATGCCGAGGCGTTGCTCGATCGCGTGCGGCGCATCCATCTTCAGGTGAAAGGCACCGCGCCGGATGGCAGGCCCTATGCGGCTTACGATCCCGATTTGCTGACGTGGGTGCACGTGGCGGAGACGTCGAGTTTTCTGCGCAGCTATCTCGTCTACAAGAACCCGGCATTCCCGCGCAGTGAGCAGGACCGCTATTACGCGGAAGTCGCGCGCATTGCGATTGCACTGGGCGCGCGTAACGTGCCGACGAGCGTTGCTGAGATCGACGCGTATCTGGCCGCCATGCGGCCGTCGTTAGCGACGAGCGAGCAAACCGATGAAGTCGTGCACGTGCTGCGCAACCTGCCGTCACCGTTTGCGGGTGCGCGTGTCTTCGGGGGATTGCTGTTCCGTGCGGGGGTGGATTTGCTGCCCGATTGGGCGCAGGGAATGCTTGGCTTCGAACAAGGCGCGGCCGTGCGGCGCCTTACGGTGCGTCCGGCCGTGCGTCACACAGCGCAGTTGGCAAGATGGGCGATGCGCAACAGCGTCGCGCATCGGGCACGCAAGCGAGCGCTGGCAACACCCGATACCGTTTCGCAGGCGCCGTCGCTGGAGCGGTGA
- the ruvB gene encoding Holliday junction branch migration DNA helicase RuvB, which produces MIETDKLAAERIIAPTPASPNEEAFERALRPKLLDEYVGQRKVRGQLEIFIEAARKRAEPLDHVLLFGPPGLGKTTLAHIIAREMGVHLRQTSGPVLERPGDLAALLTNLEANDVLFIDEIHRLSPVVEEILYPALEDYQIDIMIGEGPAARSVKLDLQPFTLVGATTRAGMLTNPLRDRFGIVARLEFYSADELAGIVRRSAGLLGAVIVDDGAFEIARRARGTPRIANRLLRRVRDYAEVRADGRITAEVADAALSMLDVDASGLDVMDRKLLEAVLHKFDGGPVGVDNLAAAIGEERDTIEDVIEPYLIQQGFLQRTPRGRVATLAAYRHFGLSAPGCAPTSDSLWSPEPPAGATGGN; this is translated from the coding sequence ATGATCGAAACCGACAAACTCGCCGCTGAGCGCATCATTGCGCCGACACCGGCCTCGCCCAACGAAGAAGCCTTCGAGCGCGCGCTGCGCCCCAAGCTGCTCGACGAATACGTCGGCCAGCGCAAGGTGCGCGGCCAGTTGGAAATCTTCATCGAGGCAGCCCGCAAGCGTGCCGAGCCGCTCGACCACGTATTGCTCTTCGGCCCGCCGGGTCTGGGCAAGACCACGCTCGCGCACATCATCGCGCGCGAAATGGGCGTGCATCTTCGCCAGACGTCGGGCCCGGTGCTCGAGCGGCCGGGCGATCTCGCCGCCCTGCTGACCAATCTCGAAGCCAACGACGTCCTGTTCATCGACGAAATTCACCGGCTCTCGCCGGTCGTCGAAGAAATTCTGTACCCCGCGCTCGAGGACTATCAGATCGACATCATGATCGGTGAAGGGCCGGCGGCGCGAAGCGTCAAGCTCGACCTGCAACCGTTCACGCTGGTCGGCGCCACCACGCGCGCCGGCATGCTGACCAACCCGCTGCGCGATCGCTTCGGTATCGTCGCGCGGCTGGAGTTTTATTCGGCAGACGAGCTCGCCGGCATCGTGCGACGCTCGGCCGGGCTGCTGGGTGCGGTGATCGTCGACGACGGCGCCTTTGAGATCGCACGCCGCGCTCGGGGCACGCCGCGTATCGCCAACCGGCTGCTGCGCCGTGTGCGCGATTACGCCGAAGTGCGCGCCGACGGGCGCATCACGGCAGAAGTGGCCGACGCCGCGCTGTCGATGCTCGACGTCGACGCCAGCGGCCTCGACGTGATGGACCGCAAGCTGCTCGAAGCCGTGCTGCACAAGTTCGACGGCGGCCCGGTCGGCGTCGACAATCTGGCCGCCGCCATTGGCGAAGAGCGCGACACCATCGAAGATGTGATCGAGCCGTACCTGATCCAGCAGGGCTTCTTGCAACGCACGCCGCGCGGGCGCGTGGCCACGCTCGCCGCCTATCGCCACTTCGGCCTGTCTGCCCCCGGCTGCGCGCCCACGAGCGACTCACTGTGGTCGCCCGAGCCGCCGGCCGGTGCGACGGGCGGCAACTGA
- the ruvC gene encoding crossover junction endodeoxyribonuclease RuvC, whose product MRILGIDPGLRVTGFGVLEKHGNRLQYVTSGVIRSGEGTLSARLRIIFESVAELVATYQPDQAAVEKVFVNVNPQSTLLLGQARGAAITALSVGGLEVFEYTPSQLKQAVVGTGRARKEQVQDMVMRLLALTGKPGTDASDALGVAICHAHCGETFTALADVSPALAGKALRVRRGRLVG is encoded by the coding sequence ATGAGAATTCTTGGTATCGACCCCGGCCTGCGTGTCACCGGCTTCGGCGTGCTCGAAAAGCACGGCAACCGCTTGCAGTATGTGACGAGCGGCGTCATTCGCAGCGGCGAAGGCACGCTGTCCGCCCGTCTGCGCATCATCTTCGAGAGCGTGGCAGAACTGGTCGCCACCTACCAGCCCGATCAAGCCGCCGTTGAAAAAGTCTTCGTCAATGTGAATCCGCAGTCGACGCTGCTCCTTGGGCAGGCGCGCGGCGCGGCCATCACGGCGTTGTCGGTCGGTGGGCTTGAAGTCTTCGAATACACCCCCTCGCAGCTCAAACAAGCCGTGGTCGGCACCGGACGTGCACGTAAAGAACAAGTGCAAGACATGGTGATGCGCCTGCTGGCGCTCACGGGCAAGCCGGGCACCGATGCGTCCGACGCGCTCGGCGTCGCCATCTGCCACGCGCACTGCGGCGAAACCTTCACGGCGCTGGCCGACGTCTCGCCCGCGCTCGCCGGCAAAGCCCTGCGCGTACGACGCGGACGGCTGGTCGGCTGA
- a CDS encoding CopD family protein, with protein MLWIKAFHIVFIASWFAGLFYLPRIFVNLAMETDAAATQRLLLMARKLYRFMTILAVPALAFGLVLWLYYGIGRQSGWLHAKLLIVVLLLGYHHACGRLLRKFETGRNTHSHRWYRYFNEFPVLGLLAAVILAVVKPF; from the coding sequence ATGCTCTGGATCAAAGCGTTTCACATCGTTTTCATCGCCTCATGGTTCGCGGGCTTGTTCTATCTGCCGCGCATCTTCGTCAATCTCGCGATGGAGACCGACGCCGCCGCCACGCAGCGCCTGCTGCTTATGGCGCGCAAGCTCTACCGCTTCATGACGATTCTGGCCGTGCCCGCACTCGCCTTCGGTCTGGTGCTGTGGCTGTACTACGGCATTGGCCGCCAGAGCGGCTGGCTGCACGCCAAGCTGCTGATCGTGGTGTTGCTGCTCGGCTATCACCATGCGTGCGGCCGTCTGCTGCGCAAGTTCGAAACCGGCCGCAATACCCACTCGCATCGCTGGTATCGCTATTTCAACGAATTCCCTGTGCTCGGGCTGCTCGCCGCCGTGATTCTCGCGGTCGTGAAGCCGTTCTGA
- a CDS encoding 2-hydroxychromene-2-carboxylate isomerase has product MSLTCDYYLAPPSPYVYMGHARFIELAREYDVQVQLKPVDLGRVFAVSGGLPLAKRTPQRQAYRLVELARWSKYLDLPLNPQPKFFPVAGDPAARLIIATQLAHGTAKALELAGAISAALWTQERNIADEATLLAIANDLSLDGKSLLTASQGASVQAAYDANTEDAMSAGVYGVPWFVFEGEPYWGQDRLDFLERAFALARAKQA; this is encoded by the coding sequence GTGAGCCTGACCTGCGATTACTACCTCGCCCCGCCGTCGCCCTATGTGTATATGGGCCACGCGCGATTCATCGAACTGGCACGCGAGTACGACGTGCAGGTCCAGCTCAAGCCCGTCGATCTTGGCCGGGTGTTTGCGGTCTCGGGTGGCCTGCCGCTCGCGAAGCGCACGCCGCAACGTCAGGCGTATCGTCTGGTTGAACTCGCCCGCTGGTCGAAGTACCTCGACCTGCCGCTTAACCCGCAGCCGAAGTTCTTTCCGGTGGCGGGCGATCCGGCGGCACGGTTGATCATCGCGACGCAACTCGCCCATGGCACGGCGAAGGCGCTGGAACTCGCAGGCGCCATCTCGGCGGCGCTCTGGACGCAGGAGCGCAACATCGCCGACGAAGCCACGCTGCTGGCGATTGCCAACGACCTGTCGCTCGACGGCAAGTCGTTGCTCACCGCTTCGCAAGGCGCGAGCGTGCAGGCGGCGTATGACGCGAACACCGAAGATGCGATGTCGGCCGGCGTGTACGGCGTGCCTTGGTTCGTGTTCGAGGGCGAGCCGTACTGGGGGCAGGATCGCCTCGATTTTCTCGAGCGCGCGTTTGCACTCGCGCGTGCGAAGCAAGCTTGA
- a CDS encoding 2-hydroxyacid dehydrogenase produces the protein MSRPEVVLYKSVPADVRARLAEHFELNEFDGVNDANRAAFTAALGRADGAIGVGANVTPALLDAAPKLKAWATISVGYDQFDVPDLTRRGIVLMNTPDVLTETTADTVFSLILASARRVVELAELVKAGGWKGSLGEAYFGTDVQGKTLGIVGMGRIGGAVARRAALGFGMKVLYSNRSRNEAAETAYGAQYRTLPELLTQADFVVTLVPLSPATERIIGAKEFAQMKPGAIFINAARGKVIDEAALIDALASGHLRGAGLDVFEREPVSVDSPLLKMKNVVALPHIGSATHETRHAMASCAADNLIAALTGKSLQNAVNPDAKRG, from the coding sequence ATGAGTCGTCCGGAAGTCGTGTTGTACAAGAGCGTGCCGGCAGACGTGCGTGCGCGTCTCGCGGAGCATTTCGAACTGAATGAATTCGACGGTGTGAACGACGCCAATCGCGCGGCATTCACGGCGGCGCTCGGTCGCGCGGACGGTGCGATCGGCGTGGGTGCCAACGTCACGCCCGCGCTGCTCGACGCGGCGCCTAAGCTGAAAGCCTGGGCCACGATCTCGGTCGGCTATGACCAGTTCGATGTGCCCGACCTCACGCGTCGCGGCATCGTGTTGATGAACACGCCCGACGTGCTGACCGAAACCACGGCCGACACGGTTTTCTCGCTGATTCTCGCGAGTGCGCGGCGTGTGGTGGAACTGGCCGAGTTGGTGAAAGCGGGCGGCTGGAAGGGCAGTCTGGGCGAGGCGTACTTCGGCACCGACGTGCAGGGCAAGACGCTGGGCATCGTGGGCATGGGGCGTATCGGCGGTGCCGTGGCGCGCCGGGCGGCGCTCGGTTTCGGCATGAAGGTGCTGTACAGCAACCGTTCGCGCAACGAAGCGGCAGAGACGGCCTACGGCGCGCAGTACCGCACGTTGCCGGAGCTTCTCACGCAGGCCGATTTCGTTGTCACGCTGGTGCCGCTGTCGCCGGCGACCGAGCGCATCATCGGTGCGAAGGAATTCGCGCAGATGAAACCCGGCGCGATCTTCATCAACGCGGCGCGCGGCAAGGTGATTGACGAGGCGGCGTTGATCGATGCGCTGGCGTCGGGGCATCTGCGTGGCGCAGGGCTCGATGTTTTCGAGCGCGAGCCAGTGTCGGTCGACTCGCCGTTGCTCAAGATGAAGAACGTCGTCGCGTTGCCGCACATCGGCTCTGCTACGCACGAAACGCGTCACGCCATGGCGTCGTGTGCGGCCGACAATCTCATTGCGGCACTCACTGGCAAGTCATTGCAAAACGCAGTAAATCCGGACGCAAAGCGGGGATAA
- a CDS encoding SIS domain-containing protein, producing the protein MLNRIEATLTQLRPSERKLATYVLDAPREVVDLSMNELAERANVSQPTIARFCQAVGCSGYREFKIRLAQGIAQGVPFVHRDVRPDEPVPGIASKVLDRTIGSLMQVRNNLSPDSIGLAIDLLANAKRIEFYGAGASGIAAQDMQHKFFRLGVPAVAYSDPHVYGMSAALLHEGDVVIAISNTGRTQDLLEAAQLARAAGASVIAITHSNSPLARLASVALFADVDEDTDVYSPLTSRIAHLAIGDVLAVGMALRLGDRLPAQLARAKEVINRRRTASDGR; encoded by the coding sequence ATGCTGAACCGAATCGAAGCCACACTGACTCAATTGCGCCCCTCAGAGCGCAAGCTCGCCACCTATGTGCTGGACGCCCCGCGTGAAGTGGTCGATCTGTCGATGAACGAACTGGCCGAGCGTGCCAACGTCAGCCAGCCGACCATTGCCCGTTTTTGCCAGGCCGTCGGATGCAGCGGGTATCGCGAATTCAAGATCCGGCTGGCGCAAGGCATCGCCCAAGGCGTGCCGTTCGTGCATCGCGACGTGCGCCCCGACGAGCCGGTGCCGGGCATTGCCAGCAAGGTGCTCGACCGCACCATCGGCAGTCTCATGCAAGTGCGCAACAACCTGTCGCCCGACAGCATCGGGCTCGCCATCGACCTGCTCGCCAATGCCAAGCGCATCGAGTTCTATGGCGCGGGAGCGTCGGGGATTGCCGCACAGGACATGCAGCACAAGTTCTTCCGATTGGGTGTGCCGGCCGTGGCATATAGCGATCCGCATGTGTACGGGATGTCGGCCGCCTTGTTGCATGAGGGCGATGTGGTGATCGCGATTTCCAACACCGGGCGCACGCAGGATCTGTTGGAAGCGGCGCAGTTGGCGCGCGCGGCCGGGGCCAGCGTGATTGCCATCACGCACAGCAATTCGCCGTTGGCGCGACTGGCCAGTGTGGCGCTCTTCGCCGATGTCGACGAAGACACCGATGTGTACTCACCGCTGACCTCTCGAATTGCACATCTGGCCATTGGCGACGTGCTCGCCGTTGGGATGGCACTGCGGCTGGGCGACCGTCTGCCCGCACAGCTCGCCCGCGCGAAGGAAGTCATCAACCGTCGCCGCACCGCGAGCGACGGTCGATAA
- the edd gene encoding phosphogluconate dehydratase: MTSEQTKPLHPTLMAVTARIAARSRDSRAAYLARIAASRGSFPQRGALSCANLAHGFAAMPANDKLMLREQRRPNVGIVTAYNDMLSAHQPYEQYPARLREAARKLGATAQVAGGVPAMCDGVTQGNAGMELSLFSREIIAMSTAVALSHNMFDAALMLGVCDKIVPGLVIGALQFGHLPTIFVPAGPMASGLSNDEKARIRQLYATGKVGRDALLEAESQAYHGAGTCTFYGTANSNQLLMEVMGLHLPGAAFVHPHMPLRDALTDAALARVLAIGADTAEYTPIGHVVDERAVVNGIVGLLATGGSTNHTLHLVAMARAAGVVIDWDDFDALSAVVPLLARVYPNGKADVNHFHAAGGMGFLIGELLDAGLLHDDVQTVAGPGLSRYRQEPWLSAEGLAWRDGSAYSGDRDVLRGHAEPFAPDGGLRLMHGNLGRGVIKVSAVKPEHRRVAATARVFTSQEAVKAAFDAGELHRDVVVVLRGQGPRANGMPELHRLTPLLGALQDEGFAVALVTDGRMSGASGKVPAVIHVSPEAAGGGPLARVCDGDLIVLDAAAGMLHAEVSPDVWAAREIAPVPASGDDTGRLLFGHMRAAVGAAEAGASVFFGSE; the protein is encoded by the coding sequence ATGACGTCTGAGCAAACGAAGCCCCTGCACCCGACCCTGATGGCGGTCACCGCGCGCATTGCCGCGCGTAGCCGCGACTCACGCGCCGCCTATCTGGCACGCATCGCCGCCAGCCGTGGCAGTTTCCCGCAGCGCGGGGCACTCTCATGCGCCAATCTCGCCCACGGTTTTGCGGCCATGCCGGCCAACGACAAGCTGATGCTGCGCGAGCAGCGCCGTCCGAACGTCGGCATCGTGACGGCCTACAACGACATGCTCTCGGCGCATCAGCCGTACGAGCAATATCCGGCGCGTCTGCGCGAAGCCGCCCGCAAACTGGGCGCCACGGCACAAGTCGCCGGCGGCGTACCCGCGATGTGCGATGGCGTGACGCAGGGCAACGCAGGCATGGAGCTGTCGCTGTTCTCGCGCGAAATCATCGCAATGAGCACGGCTGTGGCGCTCTCGCACAACATGTTCGACGCGGCGCTCATGCTCGGCGTGTGCGACAAGATCGTGCCGGGTCTCGTGATCGGCGCGCTCCAGTTCGGCCATCTGCCCACGATCTTCGTGCCGGCGGGCCCGATGGCGAGCGGTCTGTCGAACGACGAGAAAGCCCGCATTCGCCAGTTGTACGCCACCGGCAAAGTCGGCCGCGACGCGCTGCTCGAAGCCGAGTCGCAGGCGTATCACGGCGCGGGCACCTGCACTTTCTACGGCACCGCCAACAGCAATCAGTTGCTGATGGAAGTCATGGGCCTGCACCTGCCGGGCGCGGCCTTCGTACATCCGCACATGCCGCTGCGCGACGCGTTGACCGACGCCGCCCTCGCGCGCGTGCTGGCCATCGGTGCCGATACCGCCGAGTACACGCCTATCGGCCATGTGGTCGACGAGCGCGCGGTGGTCAACGGCATCGTCGGTCTGCTCGCGACGGGCGGCTCGACCAATCACACTCTGCATCTGGTCGCAATGGCCCGCGCAGCCGGCGTCGTGATCGACTGGGACGACTTCGATGCGCTCTCGGCCGTGGTGCCGTTGCTGGCACGTGTGTACCCGAACGGCAAGGCCGACGTGAACCACTTCCACGCGGCCGGCGGCATGGGCTTCCTGATCGGCGAACTGCTCGACGCGGGGCTTCTGCATGACGACGTGCAGACCGTGGCGGGCCCGGGCCTGTCGCGCTACCGCCAGGAGCCGTGGCTCTCGGCCGAAGGGTTGGCATGGCGCGACGGTAGCGCCTACAGTGGTGATCGTGACGTGTTGCGCGGCCATGCCGAGCCGTTCGCCCCTGATGGCGGACTGCGCCTCATGCACGGCAATCTGGGCCGCGGCGTCATCAAGGTGTCGGCGGTCAAGCCGGAACATCGGCGTGTGGCCGCAACGGCACGCGTATTTACTTCGCAGGAAGCGGTCAAGGCCGCGTTCGACGCGGGTGAGCTGCATCGCGACGTGGTGGTGGTGTTGCGTGGCCAGGGGCCGCGCGCCAACGGGATGCCCGAGCTGCATCGCCTCACGCCGTTGCTCGGTGCTTTGCAGGACGAAGGTTTCGCCGTAGCGCTGGTCACCGATGGCCGCATGTCGGGCGCGTCGGGCAAGGTGCCGGCGGTGATTCACGTGTCGCCGGAAGCCGCCGGTGGCGGCCCGCTCGCCCGCGTGTGCGATGGCGATCTGATCGTGCTCGATGCCGCGGCCGGCATGCTGCATGCCGAAGTGAGCCCGGACGTGTGGGCGGCGCGCGAGATTGCGCCCGTGCCTGCCTCGGGCGATGACACCGGCCGCCTGCTGTTCGGCCATATGCGCGCCGCAGTAGGCGCGGCGGAAGCGGGCGCTTCCGTGTTCTTCGGATCTGAATGA
- the eda gene encoding bifunctional 4-hydroxy-2-oxoglutarate aldolase/2-dehydro-3-deoxy-phosphogluconate aldolase translates to MDINDIVRAGPVVPVLQFDTVEQGEHVSRALLAGGVRVLEITLRTPAAMDVIKHVASLSDELIVGVGTLTRPEEMAQAVAAGARFGVSPGYTPALGAAAKAAGLPLLPGVVTPSDILAALADGYDTVKFFPAEPSGGVPMLKALYGPFRHVRFCPTGGISAESAPSYLAQPNVVCVGGSWLTPKALVDAKDWDGITRLARAATALPRG, encoded by the coding sequence ATGGACATCAATGACATCGTTCGTGCCGGCCCCGTGGTCCCGGTGCTCCAGTTCGACACCGTAGAGCAGGGTGAGCACGTCTCGCGTGCGCTGCTCGCGGGCGGCGTACGAGTGCTCGAAATCACGCTGCGCACGCCGGCGGCGATGGACGTCATCAAGCACGTGGCCAGCCTGTCGGACGAGCTGATCGTCGGCGTGGGCACGCTCACGCGCCCCGAAGAAATGGCGCAGGCCGTGGCCGCAGGTGCGCGCTTCGGCGTCTCGCCGGGCTACACGCCCGCGCTCGGTGCGGCGGCCAAGGCGGCCGGCCTGCCGTTGCTGCCGGGCGTGGTCACCCCCTCGGACATTCTCGCGGCACTGGCCGACGGCTACGACACGGTGAAGTTCTTCCCGGCAGAACCGTCGGGCGGCGTGCCGATGCTCAAGGCGTTGTACGGCCCGTTCCGTCACGTGCGTTTCTGCCCGACGGGCGGTATCAGCGCCGAGTCGGCCCCGTCGTACCTCGCGCAGCCGAACGTGGTGTGCGTGGGCGGCTCGTGGCTCACCCCCAAGGCACTTGTCGACGCGAAGGACTGGGACGGCATTACGCGTCTGGCCCGTGCGGCGACGGCACTGCCCCGAGGCTGA
- a CDS encoding GntP family permease, translating to MAAVQGNLLLVYALVAVIALIVLIAKFKLNPFITLIVVSLVLGLAVGMPMGGIVKAFETGVGNTLGHIALVVGLGTMLGKMMAESGGAERIARTLIGFFGEKNVHWAMVVIAFIVGLPVFFEVGFVLLIPIAFNVAKRTGTSMVLVGIPMVAGLSVVHGLIPPHPAALLAVTAYNADIGHTIMYALIVGIPTAAIAGPLFAKLMARHVVPNPDNPLLSQFVDEDRPMSQLPGFGITLFTILLPVILMLIGSWADLFFAPKTFANDFLRLIGNSVMALLIATLVSFFTFGKQRGFNRDQILKFTNECLAPIATITLVVGAGGGFGRILMDGGVSKAIVDVATHASLSPLLLGWLVAALIRVATGSATVAMTTACGIVAPIAAAAGATVKPELMVLATGAGSLILSHVNDGGFWLVKEYFNMTVPQTFKTWTVCETIISVVALLLTLGLASVV from the coding sequence ATGGCTGCGGTGCAAGGTAACTTGCTGCTGGTGTACGCGCTTGTCGCGGTAATTGCGCTGATCGTACTGATCGCGAAATTCAAACTGAACCCGTTCATCACCCTGATCGTCGTGTCGCTCGTGCTGGGCCTCGCGGTGGGGATGCCGATGGGCGGCATCGTCAAGGCTTTCGAGACCGGCGTGGGCAACACGCTCGGCCACATTGCGCTAGTGGTGGGTCTGGGGACGATGCTCGGCAAGATGATGGCCGAATCCGGCGGGGCCGAGCGCATTGCGCGCACGCTCATCGGCTTCTTCGGCGAGAAGAACGTGCATTGGGCGATGGTCGTGATCGCGTTCATCGTCGGTCTGCCGGTGTTCTTCGAAGTCGGCTTCGTGCTGCTGATTCCGATCGCGTTCAACGTCGCCAAGCGCACCGGCACCTCGATGGTGCTGGTGGGTATCCCGATGGTGGCCGGTCTGTCGGTCGTGCACGGTCTGATTCCGCCGCACCCGGCCGCACTGCTCGCCGTGACCGCCTACAACGCGGACATCGGCCACACCATCATGTACGCGCTGATCGTGGGTATCCCGACGGCTGCCATTGCCGGCCCGCTGTTCGCCAAGCTGATGGCGCGCCACGTGGTGCCGAACCCGGATAACCCGCTGCTGTCGCAGTTCGTCGACGAAGACCGTCCGATGAGCCAGTTGCCGGGCTTCGGTATCACCCTCTTCACGATTTTGCTGCCGGTCATTCTGATGCTGATCGGGAGCTGGGCCGACCTGTTCTTCGCACCGAAGACGTTCGCCAACGACTTCCTGCGCCTGATCGGCAACTCGGTGATGGCGCTGCTGATCGCCACGCTGGTGAGCTTCTTCACGTTCGGCAAGCAGCGCGGCTTCAACCGAGACCAGATTCTGAAGTTCACCAACGAGTGTCTGGCACCGATTGCCACGATTACGCTGGTGGTGGGCGCAGGCGGCGGCTTCGGGCGTATTCTGATGGACGGCGGCGTGTCGAAGGCGATTGTCGACGTGGCCACGCATGCCAGCCTCTCGCCGCTGTTGCTCGGCTGGCTGGTGGCGGCGCTCATTCGCGTGGCAACGGGTTCGGCCACGGTCGCCATGACCACGGCTTGCGGTATCGTGGCCCCGATCGCGGCGGCAGCCGGTGCCACGGTCAAGCCCGAGTTGATGGTGCTGGCCACGGGCGCAGGCTCGCTGATCCTGTCGCACGTGAACGATGGCGGCTTCTGGCTGGTCAAGGAATACTTCAACATGACCGTGCCGCAGACGTTCAAGACTTGGACGGTTTGCGAGACGATCATTTCGGTGGTGGCACTGCTGCTCACGCTGGGTCTGGCCAGCGTGGTGTGA
- a CDS encoding gluconokinase, producing the protein MIVVVMGVSGSGKSTVGQMLADRLGCGFSDADSFHSAANINKMRRGEALNDSDRAPWLAAIREAIVARRVAGRHHVFACSALRSRYRDVLGEHDGDVVFVYLKGAPEVIGERLASRGGHFFDPALLQSQFDTLEEPRDALVIDIRESPEAIVDTLLHKLAACPGGIPLTPNTPGKPARVQ; encoded by the coding sequence ATGATCGTCGTGGTAATGGGCGTATCGGGCAGCGGCAAGAGCACGGTCGGGCAGATGCTGGCCGACCGGCTGGGCTGCGGGTTTTCCGACGCGGATTCGTTTCACAGCGCCGCAAACATCAACAAGATGCGCCGCGGCGAGGCGCTCAACGACAGCGACCGCGCACCGTGGCTCGCTGCGATTCGCGAGGCGATCGTCGCGCGCCGTGTGGCGGGGCGTCACCATGTGTTTGCGTGTTCGGCGTTGCGTTCGCGGTATCGCGATGTGCTGGGCGAGCATGACGGCGACGTCGTGTTCGTCTATCTGAAAGGTGCGCCCGAGGTGATCGGCGAGCGTCTGGCTTCGCGCGGCGGGCATTTCTTCGATCCGGCGCTGCTGCAAAGCCAGTTCGACACGCTCGAAGAGCCGCGCGACGCGCTCGTGATCGACATCCGCGAATCGCCCGAGGCCATCGTCGACACGTTGCTGCACAAACTCGCCGCCTGCCCGGGTGGCATCCCCCTCACGCCAAACACGCCGGGCAAGCCGGCACGCGTACAATAG